One stretch of Thalassovita sp. DNA includes these proteins:
- a CDS encoding ABC transporter substrate-binding protein has translation MKYTVVLSLALLSAAPALAMEAYPVTVPDGRGAEVTLEAQPKRVAALWNAAADTMVALDLPVAGITTYEGARPVYLGNSVDAALDLGDITAPNLELLATSDFDLTIGMTHYNAPYAEEIEQFSKFLSYESLNLDVSLASVASMGKALGQEANAEALNKNFVTLIDEMKAQVPAKPQSTLFIWSFQNVFYGYQENLMTTELIAKLGAVNPLGRNPNSDEMGNAFIILEAEDLLKHDPDVIMMFVSHGGDVAYNPAYERLKAYKNNRIYSVGYQYSQPSGPIARELVLREAAHLIWPDTFDAPDMPEAARAVPVEFTK, from the coding sequence ATGAAGTACACTGTCGTATTGTCCCTCGCGCTGCTGAGCGCGGCCCCTGCCCTTGCTATGGAGGCCTACCCCGTCACGGTTCCGGACGGCCGCGGCGCCGAAGTCACGCTGGAGGCGCAGCCGAAACGTGTTGCCGCACTTTGGAACGCAGCAGCCGACACCATGGTGGCGCTGGATCTGCCCGTCGCCGGGATCACCACCTATGAAGGTGCGCGCCCCGTTTACCTTGGGAATTCCGTCGATGCGGCGCTTGATCTGGGGGACATCACCGCCCCGAACCTTGAGCTGCTGGCGACATCGGATTTCGACCTGACCATAGGCATGACCCATTACAATGCGCCTTATGCCGAGGAAATTGAGCAATTCAGCAAATTCCTCTCCTATGAAAGCCTGAACCTCGATGTGTCGCTTGCCTCCGTGGCCAGCATGGGCAAAGCCCTGGGCCAGGAAGCCAATGCCGAAGCGTTGAACAAAAACTTCGTCACCCTCATCGATGAGATGAAAGCGCAGGTTCCGGCCAAACCTCAAAGCACCCTCTTTATCTGGTCCTTCCAGAATGTGTTTTACGGCTATCAGGAAAACCTGATGACCACGGAACTGATCGCCAAACTTGGCGCGGTCAATCCTCTGGGCCGCAACCCAAACAGCGATGAGATGGGCAACGCCTTCATCATCCTGGAAGCCGAGGACCTGCTGAAACACGACCCGGATGTCATCATGATGTTTGTCTCCCACGGGGGGGACGTGGCGTATAATCCGGCCTATGAACGTCTGAAAGCCTACAAAAACAACCGGATCTATTCCGTCGGCTACCAGTACTCGCAACCTTCGGGTCCGATTGCCCGTGAACTGGTGTTGCGGGAAGCGGCGCATTTGATCTGGCCAGACACGTTTGACGCGCCTGACATGCCCGAAGCTGCCCGTGCGGTGCCAGTTGAGTTTACAAAATAA
- a CDS encoding iron ABC transporter permease, translating to MLGLLGLSSLAALLSLSSGAYATTWGQALAYLLHDDGSHSAFAVVALRLPRLLCAFGVGIALSLSGALIQVIVRNPLGDPGLTGVTSGAAFGVALSLTLISASPIGLLTTGVLGGSFAAFLTLTIAGGPRAAQPVHIILAGIAVSVFFLAATSGVLVMSRSSMQTLYIWLVGGFINRSWTEFTLLWPVLFVGVSAALLLSPVLRLLRFDDDTATALGLRPALWRAVAGAVSVLLAAVSVAVAGPLGFVGFVAPHLARILISRRLAHEHMALWLGVSGLLGGTLVIWADTASRLILAGRAPAGVLIAMIGGLAFLVLARKELSLGK from the coding sequence GTGCTTGGCCTTTTGGGGCTGAGCAGCTTGGCGGCGTTGCTCAGCCTGAGCAGCGGCGCCTACGCCACCACTTGGGGGCAGGCTTTGGCCTACCTGCTTCATGATGATGGCAGCCATTCTGCCTTTGCGGTGGTCGCGCTCAGGTTACCGCGCCTGCTGTGCGCCTTCGGGGTTGGTATTGCGCTATCCCTTTCGGGCGCGTTGATCCAGGTAATTGTACGCAACCCGCTTGGCGATCCGGGGCTGACCGGTGTGACCTCCGGTGCGGCTTTTGGTGTGGCGCTTAGCCTGACACTCATTTCAGCTTCGCCCATCGGCTTGCTGACCACCGGTGTCCTTGGCGGCAGTTTTGCCGCCTTCCTGACGCTGACCATTGCTGGTGGCCCCCGCGCCGCACAGCCGGTGCATATTATCCTCGCCGGCATTGCCGTCAGCGTGTTTTTCCTTGCCGCAACCAGCGGTGTTTTGGTGATGTCGCGGTCTTCGATGCAGACGCTTTACATCTGGCTTGTCGGTGGTTTCATCAATCGCAGCTGGACCGAATTCACCCTGCTTTGGCCTGTTTTATTCGTCGGTGTGAGCGCGGCCCTGCTCCTAAGCCCCGTGTTACGACTGTTGCGGTTTGACGATGACACCGCCACTGCACTGGGCCTGCGCCCGGCCCTCTGGCGCGCGGTGGCCGGGGCGGTTTCAGTCCTGCTGGCGGCCGTCAGTGTGGCCGTTGCCGGCCCCCTTGGTTTTGTGGGCTTCGTGGCCCCGCATCTGGCACGGATATTGATCAGCCGTCGCCTGGCCCATGAGCATATGGCCCTCTGGCTGGGGGTGAGCGGGCTTTTGGGCGGCACCTTGGTGATTTGGGCCGACACCGCCTCGCGCCTGATCCTAGCGGGCCGTGCGCCAGCCGGGGTGTTGATCGCAATGATTGGCGGTTTGGCCTTCCTGGTCCTCGCCAGAAAGGAACTGTCCCTTGGCAAGTAG
- a CDS encoding iron ABC transporter permease yields MASSVKYVLVIAALILTTVFSLKLGAVSASWADVRGVFDTDPDAVSRAILNLRWPRIVGAAVVGCYLAVAGLLFQILLRNPLADPTIFGVSSGAALAVVIAMNIVIALGSGTEGGASASYLPTQLVPPIAMGGALCASFAVVALAWKKGMQPLRLLLFGAVLAVVLNGAVMTLVLSLSEARTELAILWLAGSLYARDIADVLPGLWWGLGCFLAIGFYARSLSALRFDRDTARAMGVETKVAVPVLLLAAAALAASAVAIAGPVGFVGLLVPHITRLVFGPSVRHMLLGSALFGALLVMLSDLVGRMIAPPLELPVGIVTSLIGAPFFAVLIRQSLRKVAL; encoded by the coding sequence TTGGCAAGTAGCGTGAAATACGTCTTGGTCATTGCGGCCTTGATCCTGACGACTGTTTTCTCCCTAAAGCTGGGGGCTGTCAGTGCAAGCTGGGCAGACGTGCGCGGCGTCTTTGACACAGATCCAGACGCGGTCAGCCGCGCGATTTTGAATTTGCGCTGGCCACGCATTGTCGGCGCCGCCGTGGTCGGCTGTTATCTGGCGGTGGCTGGGCTGCTTTTCCAAATCCTGCTGCGCAATCCCCTGGCGGACCCAACGATATTTGGCGTCTCCAGCGGCGCGGCGCTGGCGGTGGTGATTGCGATGAACATTGTGATTGCCCTGGGCAGCGGCACCGAAGGCGGTGCTTCGGCATCCTATTTACCAACGCAGCTGGTGCCCCCTATCGCCATGGGCGGCGCGTTGTGTGCCTCCTTCGCCGTGGTCGCATTGGCCTGGAAAAAGGGCATGCAACCGCTGCGCCTGCTATTGTTCGGCGCGGTTCTGGCGGTGGTTTTGAACGGCGCGGTCATGACCCTCGTGCTCAGCCTCAGCGAAGCGCGCACCGAATTGGCGATCCTTTGGCTGGCGGGCTCCCTTTATGCCCGCGACATAGCAGACGTGCTGCCCGGCCTATGGTGGGGCCTGGGCTGTTTTCTGGCGATCGGCTTTTACGCCCGCAGCCTGTCTGCTTTGCGGTTTGACCGCGACACCGCTCGGGCCATGGGCGTGGAGACCAAAGTGGCTGTGCCGGTCTTGCTGCTGGCCGCCGCTGCCCTGGCAGCCTCGGCGGTTGCGATTGCCGGACCGGTGGGGTTTGTCGGCCTCCTCGTGCCCCATATCACCCGCTTGGTTTTTGGACCCTCGGTGCGCCATATGCTGCTTGGCTCCGCCCTGTTTGGCGCCTTACTGGTGATGCTCAGCGATCTGGTGGGACGGATGATTGCACCGCCGCTTGAGTTGCCCGTGGGCATCGTCACCAGCCTCATAGGGGCGCCGTTTTTCGCCGTGTTAATTCGCCAGAGCCTGAGAAAGGTGGCCCTATGA